From Cydia strobilella chromosome 4, ilCydStro3.1, whole genome shotgun sequence, the proteins below share one genomic window:
- the LOC134740998 gene encoding venom acid phosphatase Acph-1-like: MSLATVVLFLVALTCGQEIHQEVDQPVELADELADTDVVLAFVIFRHGDRTPDEEELELSAEVVNKNVFFPYGTKALTNRGKQRAYKVGQYIRRRYDGLISTLYLPDEIVIRTTDYARTKMTALAALAAIYPPPPAQKWNPALDWQPVPYNMLPYDEDDLLYWYNCPRYLWLRDRMYQLPEVAPTLRQYNDLFRYLSEHTGTNITTPEHVFFLDNLFQALDNVNLRPPKWAQDVMPQIKAMTKIEYAIEVFNDEMLRLSIGVLMAEIVNATNAAISGITDQPKLRLYSAHENNVATLMAAARVFEPHQPMYGATFSLEVRRHQLTGQYGITAVYAPVAGEPEQYLKINGCGGTTFCYYTNFLELTQNVLWSRQDFQNQCPRRN; encoded by the exons atgagtTTAGCGACTGTCGTACTGTTTCTGGTCGCGTTGACGTGCGGTCAGGAGATACACCAGGAGGTGGACCAACCTGTTGAACTGGCGGATGAGTTGGCCGACACCGATGTGGTGCTCGCTTTTGTG ATATTCCGGCACGGCGACCGCACCCCTGACGAGGAGGAGCTGGAGCTCTCAGCGGAAGTCGTCAACAAAAATGTCTTCTTCCCTTACGGTACAAAGGCGCTAACCAAT CGGGGTAAGCAACGAGCCTATAAAGTCGGGCAGTACATCAGAAGACGCTACGACGGTTTGATATCGACGCTGTACCTGCCGGACGAAATTGTGATCCGGACAACGGACTACGCGCGGACAAAGATGACGGCACTGGCTGCGCTGGCCGCGATATACCCGCCGCCGCCTGCGCAGAAATGGAACCCTGCGTTGGATTGGCAACCTGTACCTTACAATATGTTGCCGTACGATGAGGATGAC cTCCTATACTGGTACAACTGCCCACGATATCTCTGGCTGCGAGACAGAATGTATCAACTACCTGAAGTGGCACCTACTTTGAGACAATACAACGACCTATTCCGATACTTGAGCGAGCACACAGGAACAAACATCACTACACCCGAACACGTTTTCTTTTTGGATAACCTTTTCCAAGCACTG GATAATGTCAACCTAAGACCACCCAAATGGGCACAAGACGTAATGCCGCAGATCAAAGCCATGACAAAGATTGAATATGCAATAGAAGTTTTTAATGACGAAATGCTGCGATTGtcgatag GTGTGCTGATGGCCGAAATCGTCAATGCGACCAACGCTGCGATATCCGGCATTACCGACCAGCCCAAGTTGCGGCTGTACTCAGCTCACGAGAACAACGTAGCCACCCTGATGGCGGCCGCCAGAGTCTTCGAACCGCACCAGCCTATGTACGGAGCTACATTCTCGTTGGAGGTGCGACGTCATCAACTAACCGGGCAATACGGAATTACG GCCGTGTACGCGCCCGTTGCCGGCGAGCCCGAACAATACCTGAAAATAAACGGATGCGGCGGCACAACGTTTTGCTACTACACCAACTTCCTCGAACTGACACAGAACGTTTTGTGGTCCCGGCAAGATTTCCAAAACCAGTGCCCGAGAAGAAATTGA
- the LOC134740993 gene encoding venom acid phosphatase Acph-1-like isoform X1: MVHLSNIICIKKEGGREEEPTNAAEAAPGLRTEHTCCCLGVLVGVSLIAALVAVILMKDNNVDVTVLRQVHVLMSHGERTPSERELAMLGTPPPDHVFAPYGAGAITNEGKMLTYEMGALLRKRYNDFMGPYYEQENSIVIASNTNLSKMTALLISAGLWPPPQEQVWNDTISWQPVPYKYPPKDKDFLLYEENCPRYNQEKERILDAYIKEGLLLPYKDLFNKIAQMTNINYSTPQDAYYLNNLFLIQDDIKVANPKWAKHVKRKLIAAAHVEYQMMFHDNLLKKLSGGALLQQIIKEASNSSWRVIVRTGTPVNVAALLAACVAAPPRMPDPGAALLFELHEKLPQPNEKNTLSYEQRFGFKIYYWDDDSAEPRLMEVPGCNAFCPLETFKELTALMVPVDVTKECELVDT, encoded by the exons ATGGTACATTTGTCGAACATAATCTGtatcaa GAAAGAGGGCGGTCGCGAGGAGGAGCCGACCAACGCAGCGGAAGCGGCACCGGGCCTGCGCACCGAACACACCTGCTGCTGCCTCGGCGTGTTGGTAGGCGTCTCGCTCATCGCCG CCCTCGTAGCCGTGATCCTAATGAAAGATAACAACGTTGATGTAACCGTCTTACGACAAGTACATGTG CTAATGTCCCATGGTGAACGAACACCCAGTGAACGTGAGTTGGCGATGCTGGGGACTCCGCCGCCGGACCATGTCTTCGCGCCCTACGGTGCCGGTGCTATTACTAAT GAGGGCAAGATGTTGACTTACGAGATGGGCGCATTACTTAGGAAAAGATATAATGACTTCATGGGACCTTATTACGAGCAAG aaAACAGCATCGTGATAGCGTCGAACACGAATCTAAGCAAGATGACAGCTCTCCTGATATCGGCGGGGCTGTGGCCGCCACCGCAGGAGCAAGTATGGAACGACACGATCAGCTGGCAGCCGGTGCCGTACAAATATCCGCCGAAAGATAAGGATTTT TTACTGTATGAAGAGAACTGTCCGAGATACAATCAAGAAAAGGAGAGAATTTTAGACGCATACATAAAAGAGGGCTTGTTGCTGCCTTATAAAGATCTCTTCAACAAGATCGCTCAGATGACGAACATCAACTACAGCACGCCACAAGACGCTTACTATTTAAACAATTTGTTCCTAATACAG GACGATATCAAAGTAGCGAACCCGAAATGGGCAAAACATGTGAAAAGAAAATTGATCGCAGCAGCGCACGTGGAGTACCAGATGATGTTTCACGACAATTTGTTGAAAAAACTCAGTGGTG GGGCTCTCCTCCAACAAATAATAAAGGAGGCGTCTAACTCCAGTTGGCGTGTGATAGTGCGAACAGGGACCCCCGTAAACGTGGCCGCTCTGCTAGCCGCTTGCGTAGCAGCACCTCCGCGCATGCCCGATCCAGGCGCGGCGCTGCTTTTCGAATTACACGAAAAGCTGCCGCAACCGAACGAAAAGAATACATTGTCGTATGAGCAACGGTTTGGTTTtaag ATTTACTACTGGGACGACGACTCGGCCGAGCCTCGCCTGATGGAGGTCCCTGGCTGCAACGCTTTCTGCCCCCTAGAGACATTCAAAGAACTCACCGCACTAATGGTGCCGGTCGACGTTACCAAGGAATGCGAACTCGTTGACacttga
- the LOC134740993 gene encoding venom acid phosphatase Acph-1-like isoform X2, whose protein sequence is MKEGGREEEPTNAAEAAPGLRTEHTCCCLGVLVGVSLIAALVAVILMKDNNVDVTVLRQVHVLMSHGERTPSERELAMLGTPPPDHVFAPYGAGAITNEGKMLTYEMGALLRKRYNDFMGPYYEQENSIVIASNTNLSKMTALLISAGLWPPPQEQVWNDTISWQPVPYKYPPKDKDFLLYEENCPRYNQEKERILDAYIKEGLLLPYKDLFNKIAQMTNINYSTPQDAYYLNNLFLIQDDIKVANPKWAKHVKRKLIAAAHVEYQMMFHDNLLKKLSGGALLQQIIKEASNSSWRVIVRTGTPVNVAALLAACVAAPPRMPDPGAALLFELHEKLPQPNEKNTLSYEQRFGFKIYYWDDDSAEPRLMEVPGCNAFCPLETFKELTALMVPVDVTKECELVDT, encoded by the exons AT GAAAGAGGGCGGTCGCGAGGAGGAGCCGACCAACGCAGCGGAAGCGGCACCGGGCCTGCGCACCGAACACACCTGCTGCTGCCTCGGCGTGTTGGTAGGCGTCTCGCTCATCGCCG CCCTCGTAGCCGTGATCCTAATGAAAGATAACAACGTTGATGTAACCGTCTTACGACAAGTACATGTG CTAATGTCCCATGGTGAACGAACACCCAGTGAACGTGAGTTGGCGATGCTGGGGACTCCGCCGCCGGACCATGTCTTCGCGCCCTACGGTGCCGGTGCTATTACTAAT GAGGGCAAGATGTTGACTTACGAGATGGGCGCATTACTTAGGAAAAGATATAATGACTTCATGGGACCTTATTACGAGCAAG aaAACAGCATCGTGATAGCGTCGAACACGAATCTAAGCAAGATGACAGCTCTCCTGATATCGGCGGGGCTGTGGCCGCCACCGCAGGAGCAAGTATGGAACGACACGATCAGCTGGCAGCCGGTGCCGTACAAATATCCGCCGAAAGATAAGGATTTT TTACTGTATGAAGAGAACTGTCCGAGATACAATCAAGAAAAGGAGAGAATTTTAGACGCATACATAAAAGAGGGCTTGTTGCTGCCTTATAAAGATCTCTTCAACAAGATCGCTCAGATGACGAACATCAACTACAGCACGCCACAAGACGCTTACTATTTAAACAATTTGTTCCTAATACAG GACGATATCAAAGTAGCGAACCCGAAATGGGCAAAACATGTGAAAAGAAAATTGATCGCAGCAGCGCACGTGGAGTACCAGATGATGTTTCACGACAATTTGTTGAAAAAACTCAGTGGTG GGGCTCTCCTCCAACAAATAATAAAGGAGGCGTCTAACTCCAGTTGGCGTGTGATAGTGCGAACAGGGACCCCCGTAAACGTGGCCGCTCTGCTAGCCGCTTGCGTAGCAGCACCTCCGCGCATGCCCGATCCAGGCGCGGCGCTGCTTTTCGAATTACACGAAAAGCTGCCGCAACCGAACGAAAAGAATACATTGTCGTATGAGCAACGGTTTGGTTTtaag ATTTACTACTGGGACGACGACTCGGCCGAGCCTCGCCTGATGGAGGTCCCTGGCTGCAACGCTTTCTGCCCCCTAGAGACATTCAAAGAACTCACCGCACTAATGGTGCCGGTCGACGTTACCAAGGAATGCGAACTCGTTGACacttga